A stretch of the Nicotiana tabacum cultivar K326 chromosome 6, ASM71507v2, whole genome shotgun sequence genome encodes the following:
- the LOC107792346 gene encoding LOW QUALITY PROTEIN: F-box protein At5g51380 (The sequence of the model RefSeq protein was modified relative to this genomic sequence to represent the inferred CDS: inserted 2 bases in 1 codon; substituted 2 bases at 2 genomic stop codons) → MFNRLHHPFDLESFSLVCKRFLALTNRLRRHLSLLDSTLLINGTISKLIHRFSHIISIDLSNFQGDLDLVVLDLANSVSSYTSNIEQLDISNQKQLPVTGLKELGRKLKGFLRVLXSGNLALLRDPDLCAIAQSFPFLEEFDCSYXPPGYEPRCPPVDLGYITFHNTTPCXIPLRHILTYTDRSLVALSKNCLNLQGIEVEDCPLITSKGVLSILRSCTALSWISVSEIHFPRSNSGFECLATCRRALQTLNVTSSMISDEFHLLMAMSSLPLSRISICWCINFTLSGISLLLCAYQSLKYLSLVQVDFLSDESMNDLSKYLQSLVTIDVSGCKRLTISTFFTLARNCPLLEAINMGSTDLGTKDSFHNGVKNPRIRSVNLRYNWYLDDGTLTKVALMCPNMEILDVSTCLSLTEAGIASVLEVCNQIRNLQFESCPLIKHIGEGAELPNVEVVSAATSAINDEGLALIGSRCSRLLKLNLTFCEGVTADGIQAMVTNCRSLRGIQLKMCPQVSISSLNSFLLSRGFRWTS, encoded by the exons ATGTTCAATCGTCTCCATCACCCATTTGACTTGGAATCATTTTCTTTGGTTTGCAAGAGATTTCTTGCTCTCACCAATCGTCTACGCCGCCATTTGTCTCTACTTGACTCCACTCTTCTCATAAACGGTACCATATCTAAACTCATTCACCGATTTTCGCATATTATCTCTATTGATCTTAGTAATTTCCAAGGTGACCTTGATCTTGTTGTTCTTGACCTCGCCAATTCTGTCTCATCCTATACGTCTAATATCGAACAACTTGATATCTCTAATCAGAAACAATTACCCGTCACCGGGTTGAAGGAATTGGGCCGTAAATTGAAGGGTTTTTTGAGAGTTTT AAGTGGAAATCTCGCCCTTTTGCGTGACCCtgatttgtgtgctatagcacagtCGTTTCCGTTTCTGGAAGAGTTTGATTGTAGTTATTGACCGCCCGGCTACGAGCCCCGCTGTCCACCAGTCGACCTCGGCTACATCACTTTCCATAATACTACTCCATGCTAAATCCCATTGAGGCATATTTTGACCTATACTGATAGGTCCCTTGTTGCTCTGTCTAAGAATTGTTTGAATTTACAAGGCATTGAGGTTGAGGATTGCCCTCTGATAACTTCAAAAGGTGTCCTTTCTATACTACGTAGTTGTACTGCTTTGAGTTGGATTTCAGTGTCCGAGATTCACTTTCCTCGATCAAACTCTGGTTTTGAATGTTTAGCTACTTGTCGCCGAGCTTTGCAGACGTTGAATGTTACCAGTTCGATGATTTCAGATGAATTCCACTTGTTGATGGCCATGTCTTCTCTCCCTCTATCCAGGATTTCAATTTGTTGGTGCATAAATTTCACATTATCTGGTATCTCTTTGCTCTTGTGTGCATACCAATCACTAAAGTACTTATCTCTGGTTCAAGTAGATTTCTTGAGTGATGAGTCCATGAATGATTTATCCAAATATCTACAGAGTCTAGTTACCATTGATGTCAGTGGTTGTAAGAGATTGACCATTTCGACGTTCTTCACACTTGCAAGAAATTGTCCTTTACTAGAAGCAATTAACATGGGAAGTACTGATTTGGGGACGAAGGATTCTTTTCATAATGGTGTGAAGAACCCAAGAATCAGGTCTGTTAATCTCCGATATAATTGGTATCTAGATGATGGCACTCTCACAAAAGTTGCTTTAATGTGCCCCAATATGGAGATTCTTGATGTGTCCACATGTCTAAGTCTTACAGAGGCAGGTATTGCTTCAGTTCTTGAGGTTTGCAATCAGATAAGGAACTTGCAGTTTGAGAGCTGTCCATTGATTAAACATATAGGAGAAGGCGCGGAATTGCCTAATGTTGAGGTAGTCAGTGCAGCTACTTCAGCAATAAACGACGAAGGCCTGGCCTTGATTGGGAGCAGATGTTCTCGCCTATTGAAATTAAACTTGACTTTCTGTGAAGGAGTGACAGCAGATGGCATTCAGGCTATGGTGACAAATTGTAGATCATTGAGAGGGATACAATTGAAGATGTGTCCGCAAGTTAGTATCAGTTCTCTAAATAGTTTTTTATTATCTCGGGGTTTTAGATGGACGAGTTGA